In endosymbiont of unidentified scaly snail isolate Monju, the following are encoded in one genomic region:
- the radC gene encoding RadC family protein → MSIRDWPADERPREKLLAHGAGALSDAELLAIFLRTGVKGRSAVDLARALLTRFGSLRTLLNASRHDFCAAPGLGDAKYAQLQAVLEMSRRHIGERLRRGATIDAPEKCVDYLQARLGDSPSECFAVLFLDNRHRLIAFEELFRGTIDGASVYPREVVRRALVHNAAAVILSHNHPSGVAEPSEADRQITLRLRDALALIDVRVLDHIVIGDSEHCSLAQRGWI, encoded by the coding sequence ATGAGCATACGAGACTGGCCTGCCGACGAGCGGCCACGCGAAAAATTGCTGGCGCATGGCGCGGGCGCGCTCAGCGACGCCGAGCTACTGGCGATCTTCCTGCGCACCGGGGTCAAGGGGCGCAGTGCGGTGGACCTGGCGCGCGCACTGCTGACACGTTTCGGCAGTCTGCGCACACTGCTCAACGCCTCGCGACACGACTTCTGCGCCGCACCGGGATTGGGCGATGCCAAGTATGCCCAGCTGCAGGCGGTGCTGGAGATGAGCCGGCGGCACATCGGCGAGCGCCTGCGGCGCGGGGCAACCATCGACGCACCGGAGAAGTGCGTCGACTACCTGCAGGCCCGCCTGGGCGACTCCCCGAGCGAATGCTTCGCGGTACTGTTCCTCGACAACCGGCACCGCCTGATCGCCTTCGAGGAGCTGTTCCGCGGCACCATAGACGGCGCCAGCGTCTACCCGCGCGAGGTGGTGCGACGCGCCCTGGTACACAATGCCGCGGCGGTAATCCTCAGCCACAACCATCCCTCGGGGGTCGCCGAACCCAGCGAGGCCGACCGCCAGATCACCCTGCGCCTGCGCGACGCCCTGGCTCTGATCGACGTGCGCGTGCTCGACCACATCGTGATCGGCGACAGCGAACACTGCTCGCTGGCACAACGCGGCTGGATCTGA
- the coaBC gene encoding bifunctional phosphopantothenoylcysteine decarboxylase/phosphopantothenate--cysteine ligase CoaBC, whose translation MSNHFRLCARRILLGVTGGIAAYKAAELARLLVRAGAEVQVVMTEAAGAFIGELTFQAITGRPVRQALFDPTHEAAMGHIELARWAELILVVPASADFLARLHAGLADDLLSTLCLASEAPLAVAPAMNQNMWRHPATTANVEALCARGVRVWGPAEGEQACGDQGPGRLLEPAELLARVGELFGRGRLGGRKAVVTAGPTREPLDPVRFLGNRSSGKMGYAVAEALLREGAEVILVSGPVSLAAPPGVRLVPVETALAMREAVLEAVAGADLFVACAAVADYRPREVADHKIKKTEETLQVGLVKNPDILREVAALPDRPFCVGFAAETEALAGQAEAKRQAKGIDMIAANQVGEGEGFEVDDNALLVLWEGGRLELPRQPKTRLAERLVSVIAERMDAQATIEDPR comes from the coding sequence GTGAGTAATCACTTTCGACTGTGTGCCCGGCGCATCCTGCTGGGCGTGACCGGGGGCATCGCCGCCTACAAGGCCGCCGAGCTGGCGCGTCTGCTGGTGCGTGCCGGGGCCGAGGTTCAGGTGGTGATGACCGAGGCGGCGGGCGCCTTCATCGGCGAACTGACCTTCCAGGCGATCACGGGGCGGCCGGTGCGTCAGGCGCTGTTCGATCCCACGCACGAGGCGGCCATGGGACACATCGAGCTGGCGCGCTGGGCCGAGCTGATCCTGGTGGTGCCGGCGAGTGCCGACTTCCTGGCACGCCTGCACGCCGGCCTGGCCGACGATCTGCTGTCCACCCTGTGCCTGGCCAGCGAGGCGCCGCTGGCGGTGGCGCCGGCCATGAACCAGAATATGTGGAGACACCCGGCGACGACCGCCAACGTCGAGGCCTTGTGCGCACGCGGCGTGCGGGTCTGGGGGCCGGCCGAGGGAGAGCAGGCCTGCGGCGACCAGGGGCCGGGTCGCCTGCTCGAACCGGCCGAGCTGCTGGCACGGGTCGGCGAGCTGTTCGGGCGGGGGCGCCTGGGTGGGCGCAAGGCGGTGGTCACCGCCGGTCCCACACGCGAACCGCTCGATCCGGTACGCTTTCTCGGCAACCGGAGTTCGGGCAAGATGGGCTATGCGGTGGCCGAGGCCCTGCTGCGCGAGGGGGCGGAAGTGATCCTGGTCAGTGGTCCGGTGAGCCTGGCTGCGCCGCCGGGGGTGCGCCTTGTCCCGGTGGAGACGGCGCTGGCGATGCGCGAGGCCGTACTCGAGGCGGTGGCCGGGGCCGATCTGTTCGTGGCCTGCGCGGCGGTCGCCGACTATCGTCCGCGCGAGGTGGCGGACCACAAGATAAAGAAGACCGAAGAGACCTTGCAGGTCGGGCTGGTGAAAAATCCCGATATCCTGCGTGAAGTGGCGGCCCTGCCGGATCGTCCCTTCTGCGTGGGCTTTGCCGCGGAGACCGAGGCGCTGGCCGGGCAGGCGGAAGCCAAGCGGCAGGCCAAGGGGATCGACATGATCGCCGCCAACCAGGTTGGCGAGGGCGAAGGGTTCGAGGTCGACGACAATGCGCTGCTGGTGCTCTGGGAAGGGGGACGTCTCGAACTACCCCGGCAGCCGAAAACCCGACTGGCCGAGCGACTGGTCTCGGTGATTGCGGAGAGGATGGATGCACAGGCTACAATTGAAGATCCTCGATGA
- the dut gene encoding dUTP diphosphatase, whose product MHRLQLKILDERLGSEFPLPDYATAGSAGMDLRAMLEAPLELAPGETELIPTGIAIHIGDPSLAAVILPRSGLGHKHGIVLGNLVGLIDSDYQGQLYVSCWNRGQKTFRIEVGERIAQLVLLPVVRAVFEQVEEFETSERGAGGFGHSGRH is encoded by the coding sequence ATGCACAGGCTACAATTGAAGATCCTCGATGAGCGCCTGGGCAGCGAGTTTCCGCTGCCCGATTACGCCACGGCGGGCTCTGCCGGGATGGACCTGCGGGCCATGCTCGAGGCGCCACTGGAGCTGGCGCCCGGCGAGACCGAGCTGATCCCCACCGGCATCGCCATCCACATCGGCGACCCCTCGCTGGCGGCGGTGATCCTGCCGCGCTCTGGCCTGGGCCACAAGCACGGCATCGTGCTGGGCAACCTGGTGGGGCTGATCGATTCCGACTACCAGGGGCAGCTGTACGTTTCCTGCTGGAACCGGGGACAGAAGACGTTTCGTATCGAGGTGGGCGAGCGCATTGCCCAGCTGGTCTTGCTGCCGGTGGTGCGTGCAGTGTTCGAGCAGGTCGAGGAATTCGAGACCAGCGAGCGAGGAGCAGGCGGATTCGGACATTCAGGACGGCACTGA
- the argB gene encoding acetylglutamate kinase, translating to MGLNAQAAGNVAHVLTEALPYIQRFAGRTVVIKYGGNAMTDDRLKAGFARDVVLMKTVGINPVVVHGGGPQIGRLLERLGKESEFVQGMRVTDAETMDVVEMVLGGLVNKDIVNLINRHGGQAVGLTGKDGDLIRARKLRMTLPETDERPSEIIDIGHVGEVDSIDASVVNMLVQGDFIPVVAPIGVGEDGFSYNINADLVAGKMAEVLGAEKLILLTNTRGLLDADGELLTGLSTADVDRLIADGTIHGGMLPKIRCALDAVKSGVRSAHIIDGRVEHAVLVELFTDEGVGTLIR from the coding sequence ATGGGTTTGAATGCACAAGCGGCGGGCAATGTCGCACACGTACTCACCGAGGCCTTGCCCTACATACAGCGTTTCGCGGGGCGTACCGTGGTCATCAAGTATGGCGGCAATGCCATGACCGACGATCGTCTCAAGGCCGGGTTTGCACGCGACGTGGTGCTGATGAAGACGGTCGGCATCAACCCGGTCGTGGTGCACGGGGGCGGACCGCAGATCGGTCGCCTGCTGGAGCGCCTGGGCAAGGAGAGCGAGTTCGTGCAGGGCATGCGGGTCACCGACGCCGAGACCATGGACGTGGTGGAGATGGTGCTCGGTGGCTTGGTCAACAAGGACATCGTCAACCTCATCAATCGGCACGGCGGGCAGGCGGTGGGGCTGACCGGCAAGGACGGTGACCTGATCCGTGCGCGCAAGCTGCGCATGACCCTGCCGGAGACCGACGAACGGCCCTCCGAGATCATCGACATAGGTCACGTGGGCGAGGTCGACAGCATCGATGCCTCGGTGGTGAACATGCTGGTGCAGGGCGATTTCATTCCCGTGGTCGCTCCCATCGGGGTGGGCGAGGACGGTTTTTCCTACAACATCAATGCCGATCTGGTGGCCGGCAAGATGGCCGAGGTGCTCGGCGCCGAGAAGCTGATTCTGCTTACCAATACCCGCGGCCTGCTGGATGCCGATGGCGAATTGCTCACCGGGTTGAGTACCGCCGATGTGGACCGGCTCATCGCCGATGGCACCATTCACGGTGGCATGCTGCCCAAGATCCGCTGCGCGCTCGATGCGGTGAAGTCGGGGGTGCGCAGTGCGCACATCATCGATGGCCGGGTGGAGCACGCGGTGCTGGTCGAGCTGTTTACCGACGAAGGTGTGGGAACCCTGATCCGCTGA
- the slmA gene encoding nucleoid occlusion factor SlmA translates to MPRPSRKQLILETLARELEVNPGDRITTAALARAVGVSEAALYRHFPSKARMFEGLIAFAEETVFVRINQILEAEKDTRVRCAQVLYLLLGFADRNPGITRVLLGDALVGERERLLERVQQFFDRIELQLRQILREQVLQGDGRLQVEPAAGAALLTAYIEGRLHQFRRSRFERSCLAAWEAEWQVLQAGLFAD, encoded by the coding sequence ATGCCAAGACCATCCCGCAAGCAACTGATCCTCGAGACTCTGGCGCGCGAGCTCGAGGTCAATCCTGGAGACCGTATCACCACCGCCGCGCTGGCGCGCGCGGTGGGCGTCTCCGAGGCGGCCCTGTATCGGCATTTCCCCAGCAAGGCCCGCATGTTCGAGGGATTGATCGCCTTTGCCGAGGAGACCGTCTTCGTGCGTATCAACCAGATCCTCGAGGCAGAGAAGGACACCCGTGTCCGTTGCGCCCAGGTGCTCTATCTGCTGCTGGGCTTTGCCGATCGCAATCCCGGTATCACGCGCGTCCTGCTGGGGGATGCCCTGGTCGGCGAGCGTGAGCGGTTGCTCGAGCGGGTGCAGCAGTTCTTCGATCGCATCGAGCTGCAATTGCGGCAGATCCTGCGCGAGCAGGTCCTGCAGGGCGACGGCCGTCTGCAAGTGGAGCCCGCGGCCGGGGCAGCCCTGCTCACCGCCTATATCGAGGGTCGGTTACACCAGTTCCGGCGTTCGCGTTTCGAGCGGTCCTGCCTCGCTGCCTGGGAGGCCGAGTGGCAGGTGTTGCAGGCGGGTCTATTTGCCGACTGA
- a CDS encoding DUF4124 domain-containing protein: MRFRPARSILLCSLAVMLAGPAGGITIKKWVDENGVTHYGTSIPPQYVNQAHEELNERGIAVKRVDRAQTPEEIARERELEALRREQQRIVEREADKKRITAQYQRELNRFRQLKHGFRANSPGDVEPVRKQPRIIPVDGAVVCHDSNQCDRLWPLAKEWAKQHATTPVEVVGERILVTRAARKPTDISLTVSRLRRSGVERIFLDLSCMNSVSGREFCKRASVRDLPRQFVEVMQQHIEKEDAASVGK, translated from the coding sequence ATGAGATTCCGTCCCGCCAGATCGATACTACTCTGCTCTCTGGCGGTCATGCTCGCCGGCCCCGCAGGGGGCATCACCATCAAGAAATGGGTAGACGAGAATGGCGTCACCCATTACGGAACATCGATCCCTCCGCAATACGTGAATCAGGCACACGAGGAACTCAACGAACGCGGCATTGCCGTCAAGCGCGTGGACCGCGCCCAGACACCGGAAGAGATCGCGCGTGAACGCGAACTGGAGGCCTTGCGCCGCGAACAGCAACGCATCGTCGAGCGCGAGGCTGACAAGAAGCGGATCACCGCCCAGTACCAGCGCGAGCTGAATCGCTTTCGGCAGCTCAAGCACGGCTTCCGCGCCAACTCGCCGGGCGACGTGGAGCCCGTCCGCAAGCAGCCGCGAATCATTCCTGTCGACGGTGCGGTGGTCTGCCACGACAGCAACCAGTGCGACCGCCTCTGGCCGCTGGCCAAGGAATGGGCCAAACAGCATGCCACCACACCGGTCGAGGTCGTGGGCGAACGCATCCTGGTCACCCGCGCAGCACGCAAGCCCACCGACATCAGCCTGACGGTGTCACGCCTCAGACGCAGCGGGGTGGAGCGCATCTTCCTGGACCTGTCCTGCATGAACAGCGTCTCGGGCCGGGAGTTCTGCAAGCGCGCCTCGGTACGCGACCTGCCGCGTCAGTTCGTCGAGGTCATGCAGCAGCACATCGAAAAGGAAGACGCCGCCTCAGTCGGCAAATAG
- a CDS encoding sulfite exporter TauE/SafE family protein — MDQLILFAVSLVANTFSAFAGGGAGLLQLPILIFLGLPFAIALATHKVASVALGVGATLRHLREGHLERRFVLFILATGLPGVVLGASVILQVPGRWAEIALGLLTLGLGVYSFIRKELGQETRLQHQSGRGLWFGGLVLFVIGVLNGSLTSGTGLFVTLWLVRWFGADYKSAVAYTLILVGLFWNGSGALTLGLLGEIRWDWLPALLAGSLAGGYLGAHLAIRQGNRWIKRVFEIVTVLVGLRLIWG; from the coding sequence GTGGACCAGCTCATACTTTTTGCCGTTTCCCTGGTCGCCAACACCTTTTCCGCCTTTGCCGGGGGTGGGGCAGGCCTGTTGCAACTGCCGATCCTGATCTTCCTTGGACTGCCTTTCGCCATTGCCCTGGCGACGCACAAGGTCGCTTCGGTTGCGCTGGGGGTGGGCGCCACCCTGCGCCACCTGCGTGAAGGTCATCTCGAACGGCGCTTCGTGCTGTTCATCCTCGCTACCGGCCTGCCGGGGGTGGTGCTCGGTGCCTCGGTCATTCTTCAGGTGCCGGGACGCTGGGCCGAGATTGCGCTGGGCCTGCTCACCCTGGGGCTGGGCGTCTATTCGTTCATTCGCAAGGAGCTGGGACAGGAGACGCGCCTGCAGCATCAGAGCGGCCGGGGTTTGTGGTTTGGTGGCCTGGTGCTGTTTGTCATCGGTGTGCTCAACGGCTCGCTCACTTCAGGCACCGGGCTGTTCGTCACCCTCTGGCTGGTACGCTGGTTTGGTGCCGACTACAAGAGCGCCGTGGCCTATACGCTGATCCTGGTCGGCCTGTTCTGGAATGGCAGCGGTGCACTCACCCTCGGCTTGCTCGGCGAGATCCGCTGGGACTGGCTGCCGGCCTTGCTGGCGGGCTCGCTGGCCGGCGGCTATCTCGGTGCGCACCTGGCCATCCGCCAGGGCAACCGCTGGATCAAGCGGGTGTTCGAGATCGTCACCGTGCTGGTGGGCCTGCGGCTGATCTGGGGCTGA
- the pyrE gene encoding orotate phosphoribosyltransferase: MQDFRRDFLDFALERGVLRFGEFTLKSGRISPYFFNAGLFDTGGALARLGRFYAQAIVEAGIDFDVLYGPAYKGIPLAAVTAAALFEHHGIDKPYAFNRKEAKTHGEGGRIVGHPLEGRILIIDDVITAGTAIRESMDIIAAEGATPAGVVIALDRQERGQGERSAIQEVEADYGIPVAAIARLEDLIGYLEQRGDEQDLERVRAYRERYGV; encoded by the coding sequence ATGCAGGACTTTCGACGCGACTTTCTCGACTTCGCCCTCGAACGCGGCGTGCTGCGCTTCGGCGAGTTCACGCTGAAATCCGGGCGCATCAGCCCCTACTTCTTCAATGCCGGCCTGTTCGACACCGGCGGCGCGCTGGCACGCCTGGGCCGCTTCTACGCACAGGCCATCGTCGAAGCAGGCATCGACTTCGACGTGCTCTACGGCCCGGCCTACAAGGGCATCCCGCTGGCCGCGGTCACCGCCGCTGCGCTGTTCGAGCACCACGGTATCGACAAGCCCTATGCCTTCAACCGCAAGGAAGCCAAGACCCACGGCGAGGGCGGGCGCATCGTCGGCCACCCACTGGAGGGCCGCATCCTCATCATCGACGACGTCATCACTGCCGGCACCGCGATCCGCGAGTCCATGGACATCATCGCCGCCGAAGGTGCCACTCCCGCCGGCGTGGTCATCGCGCTCGACCGCCAGGAACGGGGCCAGGGCGAGCGTTCCGCCATCCAGGAGGTCGAGGCCGATTACGGTATCCCGGTCGCTGCCATCGCGCGGCTGGAAGATCTCATCGGCTACCTGGAGCAACGCGGTGACGAGCAGGACCTGGAACGGGTCCGCGCCTATCGCGAGCGCTACGGCGTCTGA
- a CDS encoding exodeoxyribonuclease III: MRVITCNLNGIRSAGRKGFFHWLRRQKADVVCLQELKAQVHQLEDSLYWPPSFHCYYHPAEKKGYSGVGIYCRREPDAVIEGVGRPEFDREGRWIEARFGDLHIVSLYLPSGSSSEERQQVKFQVLDWLLPYLVERRESGQRLIVCGDLNIAHKKEDLKNWRGNQKNSGFLPEERAWMDRLFGEAGFVDAFRQVNREADQYTWWSNRGRAWEKNVGWRIDYQVVTPDLADRVQAAGIYKRKRFSDHAPLIMDYALED, from the coding sequence ATGCGCGTCATCACCTGCAATCTCAACGGCATCCGCTCGGCGGGCCGCAAGGGTTTCTTCCACTGGCTGCGCCGGCAGAAGGCCGATGTGGTCTGCCTGCAGGAGCTCAAGGCCCAGGTTCACCAGCTCGAGGATTCACTGTACTGGCCGCCCAGCTTTCATTGCTATTACCACCCGGCCGAGAAGAAGGGCTACAGCGGGGTGGGCATCTATTGCCGGCGCGAGCCCGACGCGGTGATCGAGGGTGTGGGGCGGCCCGAGTTCGACCGTGAGGGGCGCTGGATCGAGGCCCGCTTCGGCGACCTGCACATCGTCTCGCTCTACCTTCCCTCGGGCTCGTCCAGCGAAGAACGCCAGCAGGTGAAGTTCCAGGTGCTCGACTGGCTGCTGCCGTATCTGGTCGAGCGACGCGAGTCGGGTCAGCGGCTGATCGTCTGCGGCGATCTGAATATCGCGCACAAGAAGGAAGACCTGAAGAACTGGCGCGGCAACCAGAAGAACTCGGGTTTCCTGCCCGAGGAGCGCGCCTGGATGGACCGTCTGTTCGGCGAGGCGGGCTTCGTCGATGCCTTCCGCCAGGTCAATCGCGAAGCCGACCAGTACACCTGGTGGTCGAATCGCGGACGTGCCTGGGAAAAGAACGTGGGCTGGCGCATCGACTACCAGGTGGTCACGCCGGATCTGGCCGACCGTGTCCAGGCAGCAGGCATCTACAAGCGCAAGCGCTTTTCCGACCATGCACCGCTGATCATGGACTATGCACTCGAGGACTGA
- a CDS encoding AmpG family muropeptide MFS transporter, translating into MHSRTERIGWREALLHLRDWRVLRIGLLGFSSGLPLLLVFGTLSFWLREAGIDRSTIGYISWVALAYAFKVVWSPLVDRLPIPVLTPALGRRRAWLLATQLVIAGGLVGMALSDPAWQLERVVWLALLVAVASATQDVAVDAYRIESAGTRMQGILTAFYTTGYRVAMFVSSAGALWIAARFDPDEASYQQGPWLAAYGIMALLMGIGILTTLFSPEPERTVEPEPLVGDRSERLAAWLRSAVWEPFAEFFQRHGGKAALVLALIAGYRLSDIVLGAIANVFYKDMGFSKDEIALVSKGFGIYVTILGGFLGGVAVYRFGVMVVLFAGAVLAAATNLLFAWLAVRGHDFWGLVAVVGMDNLAAGVAISAFVAYLSGLVNIRFSATQYALFSSVMLLLPKFLGGFSGVLVDRLGYPAFFTLTALAGVPVLLLVAAAWRWTEVQMDDD; encoded by the coding sequence ATGCACTCGAGGACTGAACGTATCGGCTGGCGCGAGGCCCTGTTGCACCTGCGCGACTGGCGGGTGCTGCGCATCGGCCTGCTGGGTTTCTCCTCCGGCCTGCCGCTGCTGCTGGTATTCGGCACCCTGTCGTTCTGGCTGCGCGAGGCGGGCATCGACCGCTCCACCATCGGCTACATCAGCTGGGTGGCGCTGGCCTATGCCTTCAAGGTGGTCTGGTCGCCGCTGGTCGATCGCCTGCCCATCCCCGTGCTCACCCCCGCCCTGGGTCGTCGCCGGGCCTGGCTGCTGGCAACCCAGCTGGTCATCGCCGGCGGCCTGGTGGGGATGGCATTGAGTGATCCGGCGTGGCAGCTCGAACGGGTGGTCTGGCTGGCGCTACTGGTGGCGGTCGCCTCGGCGACCCAGGACGTGGCAGTGGATGCCTACCGCATCGAGAGCGCGGGCACGCGGATGCAGGGCATCCTTACGGCCTTCTACACCACCGGTTACCGGGTCGCCATGTTCGTGTCCTCGGCAGGCGCCTTGTGGATCGCGGCGCGCTTCGATCCCGACGAGGCCAGCTATCAGCAGGGGCCCTGGCTGGCCGCCTACGGCATCATGGCCTTGCTGATGGGGATTGGCATCCTCACCACCCTGTTTTCGCCGGAGCCCGAGCGCACCGTGGAGCCCGAGCCGCTGGTGGGCGACCGCTCGGAACGGCTGGCCGCCTGGCTGCGCAGCGCGGTCTGGGAGCCTTTTGCCGAGTTCTTCCAGCGTCACGGCGGCAAGGCTGCGCTGGTGTTGGCGCTGATTGCCGGTTACCGGTTGTCGGACATCGTGCTCGGGGCCATTGCCAACGTGTTCTACAAGGACATGGGGTTTTCCAAGGACGAGATCGCGCTGGTCTCCAAGGGCTTCGGCATCTACGTGACCATCCTTGGCGGTTTCCTGGGAGGCGTGGCGGTCTATCGCTTCGGGGTGATGGTGGTGTTGTTCGCCGGTGCCGTACTGGCCGCGGCAACCAATCTGCTGTTTGCCTGGCTGGCGGTGCGCGGGCACGATTTCTGGGGTCTGGTGGCGGTGGTGGGCATGGACAACCTGGCTGCCGGGGTGGCCATCTCGGCCTTCGTGGCCTATCTCTCCGGGTTGGTGAACATCCGCTTCTCGGCCACCCAGTACGCCCTGTTCAGCTCGGTGATGTTGCTGTTGCCCAAGTTCCTGGGTGGCTTCTCGGGGGTGCTGGTCGACCGCCTGGGCTATCCGGCCTTCTTCACCCTCACCGCGCTGGCCGGGGTGCCGGTGCTGCTGCTGGTGGCCGCGGCCTGGCGTTGGACCGAGGTGCAGATGGACGATGATTGA
- a CDS encoding sulfite exporter TauE/SafE family protein has protein sequence MIEVGLLGALLVGLLGGVHCVGMCGGIVGALSLGLPAERSRWPLLLAYNLGRIASYTLAGAIAGGLGVFFSGLLPVQQAQQVLLGLAGGFMVLLGLYLGGWWRLLARVEQAGGMLWRRIEPWGRGLLPVRRPAQALALGVLWGWLPCGLVYSVLIWSVSAGGALEGALLMLVFGLGTLPNLLLMGAAAATVQRLVRRPGVRQAAGALVAAFGLWQLWRALSG, from the coding sequence ATGATTGAGGTCGGTCTGCTCGGTGCCCTGCTGGTGGGGCTGCTCGGTGGTGTGCACTGCGTGGGCATGTGCGGCGGTATCGTGGGTGCCCTCTCGCTGGGGCTGCCGGCCGAACGCTCGCGCTGGCCTCTGTTGCTGGCCTACAACCTCGGGCGGATCGCCAGCTACACCCTGGCCGGCGCCATCGCCGGCGGGTTGGGGGTGTTCTTCTCGGGGCTGCTGCCGGTGCAGCAGGCGCAACAGGTGCTGCTGGGGCTTGCGGGCGGCTTCATGGTGCTGTTGGGGCTGTACCTGGGCGGCTGGTGGCGTCTGCTGGCACGCGTGGAACAGGCCGGTGGCATGCTGTGGCGGCGTATCGAGCCCTGGGGGCGCGGTCTGCTGCCGGTGCGGCGTCCCGCCCAGGCGCTGGCGCTGGGTGTGCTCTGGGGCTGGCTGCCCTGTGGGCTGGTCTACAGTGTGCTGATCTGGTCGGTCTCGGCCGGTGGCGCGCTGGAGGGCGCGCTGCTGATGCTGGTCTTCGGGCTGGGCACCCTGCCCAACCTGTTGCTGATGGGGGCGGCGGCCGCGACCGTACAGCGTTTGGTGCGCCGCCCCGGGGTAAGGCAGGCCGCGGGCGCGCTGGTGGCAGCCTTTGGCCTGTGGCAACTCTGGCGCGCGCTCAGCGGGTGA
- a CDS encoding DUF4426 domain-containing protein has protein sequence MKRLILLPLLLLFAGLALAENVTRSAGYAIHHNAFTTDSLAPEVARSYGIQRSTSRGMVNITVIRETTDTIGTPVQARLKVTAHNLMGQKRNIPVREIREGDAIYYIADFPVAHREHLTFEIEVLPKGQGNPLHARFDQEFFTR, from the coding sequence ATGAAACGACTCATCCTGCTCCCCCTGCTGCTCCTGTTTGCCGGGCTGGCACTGGCGGAAAATGTCACCCGCTCCGCGGGTTACGCCATCCACCACAATGCCTTCACCACCGACAGCCTCGCGCCCGAGGTGGCCCGCAGCTATGGCATCCAGCGCAGCACCAGCCGCGGCATGGTGAACATCACCGTGATCCGCGAAACCACCGACACCATCGGCACCCCGGTCCAGGCGAGGCTGAAGGTCACAGCGCACAACCTGATGGGACAGAAGCGCAACATCCCGGTACGCGAAATCCGCGAAGGGGATGCCATCTACTACATCGCCGACTTTCCGGTCGCCCACCGGGAGCACCTGACCTTCGAGATCGAAGTGTTGCCCAAGGGCCAGGGCAACCCCCTGCACGCCCGCTTCGACCAGGAATTCTTCACCCGCTGA